CAGGCCAGGGATGCTGAGGTCAGTGGGCAGCTACTGCCGGGGTGGAGGCCCCTGGGTCAGCTCAGCGGCCTGGGGATGGGCCATagccatgtggggggggggggtcaagcggctggggagcctgggcaggggatagggctggaggggggcagggattcCCGTTGGTACCCGCTGCCAGCCCATCATGCAGCCCCCAGAACCGCTCTCTCGTGCCGAACTGTCCGGCGCATCCAGTGGAGAGCAGACTTCGCCCCCGGGCCCTGAGAGGGTCCAGACCTGCCCCtaccagggctctgggcttccacAGCCACCACATGATGCTGGGCCCCTCACTTGGCTGCAGGGTAACAGCGGGTGCCAGCAGCCCCTTGACCTGCCAGCTGCCCCCTGGAACGCCTCCCCCATACCCCACACATGGCAGGAAGCCAGGGGCAGCCACTCTCCACATCCTGCTCTCCCCCGCCAGCCTGGGGGCAGTCGGCAGCAACTCTTGTGTCAAGGGCTGACCCCCAACCACCCCGTGTAGCCGTTGTCATGGGATCTGTCAGAGCCTCAGCTCCAGGCCTGGCATCCAGAGGTAGCTCAGGATCCCCCATGGCAAGCtggcccagagcccaaccccaTCCCAGGGTGCCCGGGGCTAGTGGACCCCCAGCCAGCATGCAAAGCACTCACAGCCGTGCTCCTGGGGGtgggctgctccaggccctggctggggggaggggacatggcCACCCATACGGGCTCTGGGGAGCTGTCCTGACTGCCCGGGGACACACAGGCAGAGTCTCCCTCATGGGCTCCCCCTCTCCGATACCACCGGCCGGAGCCTTCTGCCTGCGAGGTGCCTGGCTGCGAAGCGGCCTCCTCCGCCTGCTGGGCTGCCAGGCTCTCCTGGCTCTGCAGGACCTCCCCATCGCTCCCAGCCAGGACATCTGACCTGGCGAGGGGGGTCTCCTCACTGGCTTCCACTGGGAGCCCCCCCTCGTGGTGCAGGAGGCTTAGCAAGTCCTCCCGGTCAGCCTCTGCAAAGAGCAGGCCATGGCTTTCCCGGCTCCTCTGGGAGCAGGCAGAGGGCTGAGCGTGGCAGGATGGCATTGCCAGGCCTCTCCCCATGGCAACGTGCAGAAGGCAGGGAGGGCATTCGCCAGGCAGCCCCCGGCAGCAGCCAAAGGCCCCTTTGTGGGGAAGCGCCACGTCTCCCCCAAAAGGGCCTGCGCCACAGTCCGATGCCAGCAGTGGGTCGTCCTCCGAGCCAGGCGAGTCGTCGTGGAAGCTGGGGCTAAGGGTCTGGAGCTGGGTGAGGAGGCCCTGGATCTCCGACTGGTCGTCCTCCTCCAAGCTCTCAGCCCACTCCTCCCCTCTCAGGTGGGCCTCAGGCTCCTCATCCAGGTCCATGCAAACCAGGTCACTCTGCTCCGTGCTAGCCGGGACTCTGGGACAACCCACCCCCCGGTGGGCTCCCTCTGGGTTCCCTTTCCAGTCAGCATCGCTCCCAGGTACTGCAGCGTCCTCACAGCCTTCCATCCCCACTCCCAGGGCCCTGCAAGCTTCATCACATGCTTCCCTGGCTGCTTGGAGGGCTAGGTCCAGAGCaactggggagctgggggtctgCAGGCCCCCCAGAGTGCTTTTGGGGACAGTCGGCTCTGCGATGGCTGCATTGAGAGACAGTTCAGCCTCAGCAGCAGAGGGGTTAAGGCCGGAGCGCAGGGCACTGAAGGGGGATCCAGGCTGCTGCAGGCCGTGCAGGCTTTGTTCACAGGCTGTTGGCATGGCCAGTCTTGGCGAGGCCCTTTCCTCCAGGTCCATGGCTGGAGGCTCCAGGAGCTCCTCGGGAAGGCTGTGGCTGCCAAAGCCAGGCTCCAGGCGCGCCTCGGTTTGGAAGTCCATGCCGTTGTCCATCACAGTCGCTTCTGCCCAGGTGGGGAAGAAGAAACTCCCCCTACACTAAGAACAGAAGGAGAGAGGTATTCGAGGTTAGAAATGGGCAGGACTGAAAGGAAGAGCAGAGACAGCATcatagaccagatcctcagcagagCTGCCCTGAGTCAGGCCTCTGGAGGATCCAGCCCCGGATCTTCTGGATGGAAATAAGCAGCAGAGGTTGGGCAGGGCTGAATTACCAAAGGCAGCTGCTACGCTGTTTCTGCCATTGAAACACGTAAGGAACAGCCGTGTGGAGTCTCGCACGGCATGGACCTCAGGCCCAGGTCCTCCACTGCAGAGaggaattgaaatcaatgggagtaaggTACTGGCCAGTGCACAGACTACACTGGGCAAGTCTGAAAACCCACATCAGTCTCTCTGATGCGCTGCTGATGGACACTGACACTGGGAGCCCAAGCTGAttatttcagaggtgctgagccccttGGTTCCCGCTCCCAGTTGTGGGCACttggcatttctgaaaattggCCCCGTTCCAGgtttctcaagttgggcacccaaagccAGTAGCCATTTGTGAGAACTGTGCCCGAAGGGAcagtgagtcaatggcagagccaggaacagaccccaggagtcctgactcccagtctggtGCCCTGGGACCACATTAACAATTCTAGCTTTAGTCCCTCTCCAAACGTTTTCACTGTCTAACCTGAAGAGGGTGGGTGCTTCCTTGCCTGCAATGGGGCTCAAGCCCCACTCCTGGTACCACTGCAGGAAATCCAGCCCCAGGATTAGTGCAGGAGACTCATAAAAACTACTTCTGCGGAGCTAGTGTGTCCACCCCTGCTGGGCCGCATTATCTAGAATCAGCTGCTTTGCCCTGGAGGGCAGGATCCACGGACGTACACTGAGATGCTGGGAAGCACCCTCAGATCCCAGCAGGACAAGGCTGGAGGTCACCATGCACAGATCAGTGGCTGCTTCCTGTGTCTCTGCCAGCAGCTGTGCTGAGAATGCTGAAACCCTCCACTCCGCTGCTTCCTCGCTGTCTGATCTGGGAAGTAGAAATGTCACAGCCCCCTGGCACCCCACATGCCCCTTCACACTGCTTACATTGCACGTTAACATCCCGACATGCAAACAGGGAGTCCTCGTTCTGTGTTCACCGGTGTACATCAAGAGcaaatccactgaagtccatggagtgactcctgatttacacctgcatcattgagagcagaatctggccccataacCTCAATTTAGCCTTACAAAATTATACTGCCCCAAAACAAGGTGGTTTCATTAGACTGGTGAGTAAAACCAATTAGCTAGGCCTTGATTTTGCAATCAGACCCTTCAAGACTTCCACCTCCAGGGGCTGCCAGGGCACTGACTTCAGTACAGCTCCACTGGGACAAGGGGGGCcgattgcaggatcagagtcacAAAGGTGATAAAAGGTGGGCAACTAACTCTTGTGCCTGGGCTAGTAAGTGTTCCAAGCAACACTGCCCACTTTTTGAAGATGCCTGGAGCACCATGACTAGTGACCCACATCTCACAGGAGTCACCACTTAATAAACAGACCGGAtcccctcactccccagcccCAACTTAGGCATCAAACTTATTTCTAAAACACTTGCTTTGAACCCCTCTTTCCTCGCTGCATCAGATAGAGCGGAAGGCCAGGAAGGGAACCCCCCAGATCCTGGCACCTTTCAGGATAGGAAACGTCCCAGGAGCAAGAGGTGTTTTAGTCACAAACCTCCCTGCCTCTCTGCACACATCTGCCTTGCACAGAAAACTTACTTCCAAGAAAGTTTCACCAACTGCTACAGAAGCAGCAATGCAGGAAAGTGGGGTTAGTTAACCCTTTGTGTGCTGGAATCTCCGCAGGCCGAGGCGCTCTCCTCTTGCAGGCAGCTGCCCTTGATGTGGCTGCTGAGTTAAATTTCACTTACTCCTGAGCCTCTCCGTCCCCCCTTCCATTTTCCTGTTGCTCTGCCCCTTCAGTGAGCATGCGCAGGCCCCGGAGGCTGCTGGGGGATGTAGTTTTGGGCTGCGCGGCGGCGCTCCGAGCACGTGGGGCGCTGCTGGGGGATGTAGTTTGAGGCGCAGTTCCCAGGCGCGGTGCTGCAGGGTGCGGGGTCGGGCTCACGTGCCTCCGCAGCGGGGGAACcagggaactcacccaggggagaTATTCGCCCTTAGACCCCAGCCCTGCAACGCTGAGAGCCGGGGCCTCCCTGTGCCCATATGGCTAAGGCGGGGTCGGGGGGGGCATCGCCCCCCCCGGGTTCCTACCGCAGCAGGATGCAACCAGGAAAGCGAACTGCTGTTTCGTGCCTTGCAGAGGAACCCACAGCCCTGAGCTGGGGGCTGAGAAGCGCTGTTGGCTGGACCCCCGGCACTGGGTGGTGGGAAATGGACATTTCCCGACTGGGTGGGCTGCCGGCTCCGTGCCCTGGGGAGCTGTGCTGTCTGCATGGGCctgtccacccccacccctgtgcaGAGCTGGTCCAAAGAGGTTCCCAGTGCTCCCTCGGGCTGGGCAGCTGAGAGCCTGTTACCCATTAGCGACCAcctgccagccagcagcagcactaaCAGCCCCTCGACCGGGGAGCACTCGAAGCCCTTCATCCCAGCTGATGGgatgagagccaggagagagcagtttCTGCCTAGCGTTGGCTGAGAGAAGAGACCCAAAGAGtgctgagctccttaagtctctccCACAAAGCTGatctgttttattttcagtgttacAGTCAGGGTGGCCAGACGTCcccataaaatcgggactgtcctgatattcatCAGTCATTTGTCCCGCATCCCAACGGATGTATGGTCGGAacgccatttgtcccaatattctggcttggggcttttttttttcttttcctttggcgGCGCTCCAGACCTgccccccatgtgtcccgatattttgttcaTGTGATCTGCTCGCCCTATAGTCAGTGCTGCCTTTAGAGATTTCAGTTGCTCCTGCTGGAAATCAAAGGAAATTATTGTACATAGCTCTGCTTCTCAATCAGAAAATAAAACGTTTTCTGTCTTGATTTAGTCTATGGGCAAtgac
The sequence above is a segment of the Gopherus evgoodei ecotype Sinaloan lineage chromosome 22, rGopEvg1_v1.p, whole genome shotgun sequence genome. Coding sequences within it:
- the APBA3 gene encoding amyloid-beta A4 precursor protein-binding family A member 3 isoform X2, encoding MVTSSLVLLGSEGASQHLSCRGSFFFPTWAEATVMDNGMDFQTEARLEPGFGSHSLPEELLEPPAMDLEERASPRLAMPTACEQSLHGLQQPGSPFSALRSGLNPSAAEAELSLNAAIAEPTVPKSTLGGLQTPSSPVALDLALQAAREACDEACRALGVGMEGCEDAAVPGSDADWKGNPEGAHRGVGCPRVPASTEQSDLVCMDLDEEPEAHLRGEEWAESLEEDDQSEIQGLLTQLQTLSPSFHDDSPGSEDDPLLASDCGAGPFGGDVALPHKGAFGCCRGLPGECPPCLLHVAMGRGLAMPSCHAQPSACSQRSRESHGLLFAEADREDLLSLLHHEGGLPVEASEETPLARSDVLAGSDGEVLQSQESLAAQQAEEAASQPGTSQAEGSGRWYRRGGAHEGDSACVSPGSQDSSPEPVWVAMSPPPSQGLEQPTPRSTAVKESRAAYPAFKEVAGPCEPEDLLDGVIFGAKYLGSTQLVSERNPPTSVRMAQAQEAVDRIKAPDGESQPMTEVDLFVSTQRIKVLTADSQEAMMDHPLQTISYIADIGSIIVLMARRKLPRRADASGEKRLYKMICHVFHSADAQLIAQAIGQAFSVAYQQLLQASGIDPSQLSPSQDSHALESQELHNGDLAHFSKQENCKEVCIHKQKGEILGVAVVESGWGSILPTVVVANLMHGGPAEKCGELSIGDRLMSVNGTSLVGLPLSTCQSIIRDLKSQSEVTLSIVHCPPVTTAIVRRPDSKYPLGFCVEDGIICSLMRGGIAERGGIRVGHRIIEINGQSVVATPHEKIIQILTQAVSEVHIKTMPASTYRLLTGQEQPIFL
- the APBA3 gene encoding amyloid-beta A4 precursor protein-binding family A member 3 isoform X3, coding for MDNGMDFQTEARLEPGFGSHSLPEELLEPPAMDLEERASPRLAMPTACEQSLHGLQQPGSPFSALRSGLNPSAAEAELSLNAAIAEPTVPKSTLGGLQTPSSPVALDLALQAAREACDEACRALGVGMEGCEDAAVPGSDADWKGNPEGAHRGVGCPRVPASTEQSDLVCMDLDEEPEAHLRGEEWAESLEEDDQSEIQGLLTQLQTLSPSFHDDSPGSEDDPLLASDCGAGPFGGDVALPHKGAFGCCRGLPGECPPCLLHVAMGRGLAMPSCHAQPSACSQRSRESHGLLFAEADREDLLSLLHHEGGLPVEASEETPLARSDVLAGSDGEVLQSQESLAAQQAEEAASQPGTSQAEGSGRWYRRGGAHEGDSACVSPGSQDSSPEPVWVAMSPPPSQGLEQPTPRSTAVKESRAAYPAFKEVAGPCEPEDLLDGVIFGAKYLGSTQLVSERNPPTSVRMAQAQEAVDRIKAPDGESQPMTEVDLFVSTQRIKVLTADSQEAMMDHPLQTISYIADIGSIIVLMARRKLPRRADASGEKRLYKMICHVFHSADAQLIAQAIGQAFSVAYQQLLQASGIDPSQLSPSQDSHALESQELHNGDLAHFSKQENCKEVCIHKQKGEILGVAVVESGWGSILPTVVVANLMHGGPAEKCGELSIGDRLMSVNGTSLVGLPLSTCQSIIRDLKSQSEVTLSIVHCPPVTTAIVRRPDSKYPLGFCVEDGIICSLMRGGIAERGGIRVGHRIIEINGQSVVATPHEKIIQILTQAVSEVHIKTMPASTYRLLTGQEQPIFL
- the APBA3 gene encoding amyloid-beta A4 precursor protein-binding family A member 3 isoform X1 — its product is MYTGEHRTRTPCLHVGMLTCNCRGSFFFPTWAEATVMDNGMDFQTEARLEPGFGSHSLPEELLEPPAMDLEERASPRLAMPTACEQSLHGLQQPGSPFSALRSGLNPSAAEAELSLNAAIAEPTVPKSTLGGLQTPSSPVALDLALQAAREACDEACRALGVGMEGCEDAAVPGSDADWKGNPEGAHRGVGCPRVPASTEQSDLVCMDLDEEPEAHLRGEEWAESLEEDDQSEIQGLLTQLQTLSPSFHDDSPGSEDDPLLASDCGAGPFGGDVALPHKGAFGCCRGLPGECPPCLLHVAMGRGLAMPSCHAQPSACSQRSRESHGLLFAEADREDLLSLLHHEGGLPVEASEETPLARSDVLAGSDGEVLQSQESLAAQQAEEAASQPGTSQAEGSGRWYRRGGAHEGDSACVSPGSQDSSPEPVWVAMSPPPSQGLEQPTPRSTAVKESRAAYPAFKEVAGPCEPEDLLDGVIFGAKYLGSTQLVSERNPPTSVRMAQAQEAVDRIKAPDGESQPMTEVDLFVSTQRIKVLTADSQEAMMDHPLQTISYIADIGSIIVLMARRKLPRRADASGEKRLYKMICHVFHSADAQLIAQAIGQAFSVAYQQLLQASGIDPSQLSPSQDSHALESQELHNGDLAHFSKQENCKEVCIHKQKGEILGVAVVESGWGSILPTVVVANLMHGGPAEKCGELSIGDRLMSVNGTSLVGLPLSTCQSIIRDLKSQSEVTLSIVHCPPVTTAIVRRPDSKYPLGFCVEDGIICSLMRGGIAERGGIRVGHRIIEINGQSVVATPHEKIIQILTQAVSEVHIKTMPASTYRLLTGQEQPIFL